The Pandoraea apista genomic interval GCGCGCGGTTTCGATTCCAGCATTGTCACCAGCACCTTGGCGAGCGCGCTCACCATCGGGTCGGCTGTCGGCCGGTGAAAGATCGCCAGTTCGAATGTGTCGATGACCGGCAGCCCTTGCGCACGCCCCAACACCACGTGCCCCGGCAGCACCGCGCGGGGCGGCACCAGACTGATACCCATCCCGTCGGCCACCGCGCCCTGAATACCGCTCAGACTCGAGCTGGTGAAGCTGATGCGCCAGTTGCGCCCCATCGCCTCGAGCGCGTTAATCATGTCGTCGCGATACAGCCCGCGCGTGGGAAAGGTCACGAGCGGCACCGGATCGCGCCCAAACGACGGGTGCTTCGCACTATCGATCCATGCGAGCTTTTCGGGGCGACTCGCCACCGATTCACGACTGTTGCGATGTTGCTTGACCAGCACGAGATCGAGTTCGCCATGATCGTAGCTGCCGAGCAAATCGCGGCTCAGGCCGCTCGTCACTTCGAGTTTGACCTGCGGATACTGCCGGTTGAAACGTGCGAGCACCTGCGTGGTAGTCCCTGTGGCGAAGTCCTCCGGCACACCGAGGCGTACCGTCACGGCCACGACCGCGCCCGAAAGCGCCTCGAACATCTGGTCGTTGAGCGCAAGCATTTGCCGCGCGTAGCCGAGCAGCATTTCGCCAGCATCGGTGGCGTGCACTTCGCGATTGCCACGGTCGAGCAACTGGTGTCCGACCATGTCTTCGAGGCGCCTCACCTTCTGGCTCACGGTGGACTGCGTGGAATGCAAGCGCGCCGCCGCCGTCGTGAAGCCGCCGCAGTCGGCGACCATGATGATCGAGCGCAACAGATCCAGATCGAAGAGCGGTCGATTCGATTTTGCACTGCCAGCCATGTGAAGTATTTACATTGTCGATGGATGGCTGCACTTGTATCACGTGCGACGAACCCCCGGCAACTGGGGTTTCCGGCGTTGCCGGGGACGCGTCTCGCGCGACACCAAAATCATCGTCACCTGCTCGACTGCCACCGCTCAAAGTCCCAGCGCCCGGCCGTCGCTGCGAGGATCGTGCGCGCCGCTCATCTGCCCCTGCGGGCCAATGCGAATCGCGCCGGGATGTCCCGCCAACTGGCTTTGCGGCGGCAACGCACTCATTTCGTGTCCCCGCGCGCTCAATGCTGCGAACACACCCGCACCGGCGTCCTGTTCGAGCTTGAGACTGTCGCGGCTGTCGGAGAATGTCTTGCCCAGCAAGAACCGCGGGCGGCCCAGGGCCGTCAGCGGGTCCATGCCGTAGTCGATCAGACGGGTCAGAACGGCGGCCAATGTCTGCGGCTGCCCATCGGCGCCCTGCGTGCCGTAAAGCAGTTGCGGACGCCCCTGCTTCAGATACATCCCCGGATTGAGCGTGTGGAACGGCCGCTTGCCGCCACGCAATACGTTCGGGCTGTTGGCATTGAGACTGAACGCCGCGCCCCGGTTGTGCCACAACACGCCCGTGTCGCTCAGCACCACACCGCTGCCCCAGTCGAAGTAGACCGTCTGCAACATGCTCACACAGTTGCCCTGCGCGTCAGCGGCGCCGATGTACACGGTGTCGCCCGGTTTGAACACATGCGGCCACGGCATGGCGCGATCCATGCGAATGCTGTGAGCGTGCGCGTCGAGATTCGCGCTCGCCAGAAGACGATCCACCGGCACATCGACAAAATCGGGATCGGCCACATAGCGATTGCGATCGATGAACGCCAGCTTCACCGCTTCGACCAGCACGTGATAGTAGTCGGCGCTGCCCTCAGGCATTGACTTGAGATCGAAGCGATCGAGAATGCCCATGATCTCGAGTGTCGTCACCCCTTGCGTGGGCGGGCGCAGTCCGAGCAGTTCGCCGTCGCGATAGGCCACGCGCAATGGCACCTCCTCTCGCGCCTGCGCCCGGGACAGATCGCTGGCACGCAGCGGCGAACCGACCTGTTTGAGGCCGGCGGCAATGCGCCCTGCCAGATCGCCTTCGTAGAACTCGCGCCCGCCATAAGTCGCGATGCGATCGAGACTCCGGGCGAGCGCCGGCTGGTAGAAGCGCTCACCGGCCTGTGGAATGCGCCCGTTCGGCATGAATACCGAGGCGAAGCCTTCCCAACCCGCCAGTTCACCTGTGCGAAACGTCTGCCAGAAGTGTTGTGACGGCGTCACCGGGAAGCCGTTCGCGGCATATTCGGTCGCCCGCGAAAACAACGACGACCACGCCTGCTGACCGCCCCACTGCGTGCGACTGATATCGAAAGCCTTGTCCCAGATGGCGACCGTTGCCGCCGTGGTCAGTGTTGCGCCGGGGCCCCGCACCGGGATGGCGTTGCCGTAGTCCGGCACTTGTGCCGCCGCCTGCCCGATGCCGGAGAGCGTGCGTACCTTGCCGTCCCGGTCGCTGATGACCATGAAGGCGTCGCCCCCCAGACCGGTGAAATGCGGATAGGTCACGCTCAACACCGCGCCGATGGCAATCGCCGCTTCGATGGCGTTTCCTCCATTGCGCAGCACCTCCAGCCCAGCCT includes:
- a CDS encoding LysR substrate-binding domain-containing protein; translation: MAGSAKSNRPLFDLDLLRSIIMVADCGGFTTAAARLHSTQSTVSQKVRRLEDMVGHQLLDRGNREVHATDAGEMLLGYARQMLALNDQMFEALSGAVVAVTVRLGVPEDFATGTTTQVLARFNRQYPQVKLEVTSGLSRDLLGSYDHGELDLVLVKQHRNSRESVASRPEKLAWIDSAKHPSFGRDPVPLVTFPTRGLYRDDMINALEAMGRNWRISFTSSSLSGIQGAVADGMGISLVPPRAVLPGHVVLGRAQGLPVIDTFELAIFHRPTADPMVSALAKVLVTMLESKPRASKSSTRAIKR
- a CDS encoding gamma-glutamyltransferase family protein, giving the protein MVTSPHELASEAGLEVLRNGGNAIEAAIAIGAVLSVTYPHFTGLGGDAFMVISDRDGKVRTLSGIGQAAAQVPDYGNAIPVRGPGATLTTAATVAIWDKAFDISRTQWGGQQAWSSLFSRATEYAANGFPVTPSQHFWQTFRTGELAGWEGFASVFMPNGRIPQAGERFYQPALARSLDRIATYGGREFYEGDLAGRIAAGLKQVGSPLRASDLSRAQAREEVPLRVAYRDGELLGLRPPTQGVTTLEIMGILDRFDLKSMPEGSADYYHVLVEAVKLAFIDRNRYVADPDFVDVPVDRLLASANLDAHAHSIRMDRAMPWPHVFKPGDTVYIGAADAQGNCVSMLQTVYFDWGSGVVLSDTGVLWHNRGAAFSLNANSPNVLRGGKRPFHTLNPGMYLKQGRPQLLYGTQGADGQPQTLAAVLTRLIDYGMDPLTALGRPRFLLGKTFSDSRDSLKLEQDAGAGVFAALSARGHEMSALPPQSQLAGHPGAIRIGPQGQMSGAHDPRSDGRALGL